Below is a genomic region from Ammonifex degensii KC4.
GGCGCTCCGTCCGAGGTAGTATCACTACAAACTCGTCTCCGCCGATCCTGGCCACCACGTCGCTTTCACGTACTGACTCTTTGATTAACTTGGCCGCCGCCCGTAAAAGCTCGTCTCCAAAGCTGTGCCCTTGGTTATCGTTGGCCTCTTTAAGGTTGTCCAGGTCACAAACGATGAAACTCACCGGGTAGGCGAAGGCCTCTTTCAAGCGCTCCAGCTCGGCCTCGAAATACGCCCGGTTGGGAAGGCCGGTCAGGCAGTCGTGGCAGGTGAGGTACTGCAGCCGCTGGTACCAGTAAAAGGTACGCAGGTTCTGCCCCAGCTGGCAACCCAAGACGTTTAATAGACGCCGGGCCCGCTCATCAAAGCCCTGCGGGTGGACGAGACTCATTTCCAGCTCAAGCTCAGCGTCTCTCCAGGAGTAGCGATGTTGGGGCTCCACTCCTTTCTCGCCCCACCGCCAGACCTGGGGAGCAGGGGAGCCGGGAATTTTTACTTCCACCGAGAAGCCGGTCACCCCGAAAAGCCGGCTGGCCTTGTCGATAAACCAGAGCAAGATCTCCTCTTCTGAGCGCGGGAACCGCCAGCTGGTAATCTCATAAAGGGACAGCAACTCCAACATCATGGGCGAAAGCTGCGCCACCAAGTCACTACTCCCTCCCCAAAGCTACGGTGACCGTCTTGTTCTGCACGAAGGGAACCGTTCCCCTCGCGGCTACCTCGCCGAAGCTCAAGAAGCCCAGATAAGGAACCTCGCCCCATAAGCTTATCATCTCTTCTGCCGATGTGCGGGCAAGCCAGTATTGCGAAAGGCAATAAGCTATAAAGCCGAAGCTGGGCTTGGGCGAAAACTCGAGTGCCTTCTTTACCACCCTTTCCGCCACCGCTGCCAGGTCCTCCGCTCGCATAAGGAAAGCAGCACTGTTAAAGGGAACCTCGCTTACAAATTCTATCGCTCCTCCGGGTAATTCCCTTAAGGGATCGCGCAGCAAAAATTCTCCTGTCAGTCGGGGAAAACCTAGGGGATGAGCGATTCCTATTTCGGAAATACTTTTATCCTTTTCTCCCACCAGGTTAAGATAAGCTTCCCGAGCCGGAAAACCGTTGATGCTGGTTACTATCCTCCCTTCGGCCCGCGTGATGAAAAAGGGATCGGCCTTAGGACGCCAACCGTGTTCTGCTAGTGCGACCGTCCTCAGTCCCCTTACTCCCGCCACCACTGCCGCCCCCGTGGTCCAGCCCCTCTCCGTGAGCTGAACCGATCCCTTTCCACGGAAATGCTCCCCTCCTCCCCCTCCCACATAGGTGAAGTCGGGACCCAGCACGTCGTAAAGCCCCCAGAGGAAGGGGGTGATGCCCTCGGCGTAGCCATCGTAAAAGACGAAGATGGTTCCGGGAGGCCTTACCCCTCCCGCCAGCAGCTCCTCCCCCGCTTCCTGCCCGGCCTGGAAGGCAGCCAGCCGCCCTAGTTTGGCCATGGAGGTCACTACCACTAGTCCTTCTCCGGATATGCGGAGCAATCCCAGGCCCTGCTCCCATATTCCCCGGGGAGAGATGATACCGGCCGTAGAGAGCCCGGCCAGCCGCCAAGAGGGCCGCTCGTAAAGAAGGAAGTTCAATTGGGAGAAAACTTCATCGGGGGAGTAGTCAGGGGTAAAGAAGCAAAGAAAAAGGGAAGGCTCTACCTCTCCCGGCACCACCTGCGCCCAAGCCTCGTAGACCGCTTCCCGGGGAGTGCTCCGTTTACTTGCCCCCCAGGCCGCTTTTACCTTCCGGCCCCCGTTTGACAAAACCTTACCCCCACCGCTATAATCGAAAACGAGAAGAGCGGGAGTGGACGGATCCTGGTGGATCTCCTGGCCTTCAAAGCCAGCTGGCGGGCAGGAAAAAGTCCGCGGTAGGTTCGATTCCTACCCACTCCCGCCAAGGTGTACTCAGAGTCGTTCCCCCCGAATTATACTGGTAAAACTTCTCCCCTGGCAACTTTTATGTTCTCCTATCTTGTGTCAGAAAGTATCTCACTTCTCCCTTTTTAACCTCCGGCCAAGCGAATTTCCAGGAGGAACTTCTGGCTCAACGCCGTATTTTCTCAGATGATTGCTGTGTTACAATCCAGCATTACAAAATTTGCGAGGGGAGGATGGAAAATGAAAAGGTTCTGGTCGAGGCTGTGCATAGGACTTGTGCTGGTGACCGCTATCTTTTTATCCGGCTGCGGCGCTTCCAGCAGCAAAACCACCGCCGAAAGCCAAAAGCCCAAGTATGTGGTAGCCACCGAGGCTTCCTTTGCTCCCTTTGAGTTCCGCGACGACAAGACCGGGCAGATAACGGGCTTTGACATCGACCTTATGAAGGCTCTGGCAGCTATCCAAGGCTTTGACGTGGAGTTCAAAGACATGGGGTTTGACGGCATTATCGCCGCCGTGAAGACGGGAAGCGTGGACATGGCCATATCGGCCATAAGCATTGACGAAGAGCGCAAAAAGCAGGTTAACTTCTCCCTACCCTACTACCAGTCCGGGCTTTGCGTGGCCGTGCGGGCAGACAACCAGAATATCAAGACTCTCAAAGACCTCGAAGGGAAGAAAATAGCGGCCCAGCTCGGCACCACCGGGGCAAAATTTGCCAAGACCATTCCGGGAGCCAAAGTCATCGAGTTTAATACGGCCAACGACGCCTTCATGGAGCTCATCAACGGGGGCGTGGACGCCTTCATCAACGACTACCCGGTGACCGCTTACTTCATCAAGCAAGGTCACCCAGAGGTAAA
It encodes:
- a CDS encoding GGDEF domain-containing protein, giving the protein MAQLSPMMLELLSLYEITSWRFPRSEEEILLWFIDKASRLFGVTGFSVEVKIPGSPAPQVWRWGEKGVEPQHRYSWRDAELELEMSLVHPQGFDERARRLLNVLGCQLGQNLRTFYWYQRLQYLTCHDCLTGLPNRAYFEAELERLKEAFAYPVSFIVCDLDNLKEANDNQGHSFGDELLRAAAKLIKESVRESDVVARIGGDEFVVILPRTERQAALKVARRIKKRMAAHNSQFPHIPLSISVGVGTASSPGRLREGLDEADRAMYRDKVQRKERFVRRNGSAGPTCSRTLHRRPEDGADRRAGL
- a CDS encoding basic amino acid ABC transporter substrate-binding protein; the protein is MKRFWSRLCIGLVLVTAIFLSGCGASSSKTTAESQKPKYVVATEASFAPFEFRDDKTGQITGFDIDLMKALAAIQGFDVEFKDMGFDGIIAAVKTGSVDMAISAISIDEERKKQVNFSLPYYQSGLCVAVRADNQNIKTLKDLEGKKIAAQLGTTGAKFAKTIPGAKVIEFNTANDAFMELINGGVDAFINDYPVTAYFIKQGHPEVKVVKDIHINSEFYGIAVPKNRPELLQKINEGLKKLKENGQYAEIYRRWFGENPPDFLPGEPPAK
- a CDS encoding FIST signal transduction protein; its protein translation is MSNGGRKVKAAWGASKRSTPREAVYEAWAQVVPGEVEPSLFLCFFTPDYSPDEVFSQLNFLLYERPSWRLAGLSTAGIISPRGIWEQGLGLLRISGEGLVVVTSMAKLGRLAAFQAGQEAGEELLAGGVRPPGTIFVFYDGYAEGITPFLWGLYDVLGPDFTYVGGGGGEHFRGKGSVQLTERGWTTGAAVVAGVRGLRTVALAEHGWRPKADPFFITRAEGRIVTSINGFPAREAYLNLVGEKDKSISEIGIAHPLGFPRLTGEFLLRDPLRELPGGAIEFVSEVPFNSAAFLMRAEDLAAVAERVVKKALEFSPKPSFGFIAYCLSQYWLARTSAEEMISLWGEVPYLGFLSFGEVAARGTVPFVQNKTVTVALGRE